ACCGATCCGCTCTACGTGCTCTACACCTCCGGCACCACCGGCAAGCCCAAGGGGATCGTCCGCGACAACGGTGGTCACGCCGTGGCGCTCGCGTGGTCGCTGCCGGAGGTCTACGGCATCGGCCCCGGCGACGTCTGGTTCACCGCCTCCGACGTCGGGTGGGTCGTCGGCCACTCCTACATCGTCTACGCGCCGCTGATCGCCGGCGCGACCACGGTCCTGTTCGAGGGCAAGCCTGTCGGCACCCCGGACGCCGGCACCTTCTGGCGCGTCGTCGCCGACCACGGCGTCAACGCGCTCTTCACCGCCCCGACCGCGATCCGCGCCATCAAGAAGGCCGACCCCGACGGCGAGCTGATGGCCGGCCATGACCTGTCGAGCCTGCGCACGCTCTTCCTCGCCGGCGAGCGTCTCGACCCCGAGACCTTCACGTGGGCGGGGGAGCGCCTGGGGCTTCCAGTGGTCGACAACTGGTGGCAGACCGAGACCGGCTGGCCGATCGCGTCCAACCTGCGCGGGCTGGCCCCGATGCCGCTCAAGGCCGGCTCGCCCTCGGTCCCCGTGCCTGGGTACGACGTGCGCGTGCTCGACCCACACGGCGAGCCCGTCCCCGCCGGCACCGAGGGTGCGATCGCGATCAAGCTGCCGCTGCCGCCCGGCACGCTGCCGACCCTGTGGGGCGACGACGACCGCTACGTGCGCTCCTACCTCGCGGAGTACGACGGCTACTACCTCACCGGCGACGGCGGCTACCTCGACGAGGACGGATATCTGTTCGTGATGGGCCGCACCGACGACGTCATGAACGTCGCCGGTCACCGGCTCTCGACCGGCTCGCTGGAGGCCGCCCTGGCCGGGCACCCGGCCGTCGCCGAGTGCGCGGTCATCGGCGTCGCCGACCCGCTCAAGGGCCAGCTGCCGCGTGGGTTGGTCGTGCTGAAGGCGGGCGCCGAGATCTCGCCCGACCAGCTGCGCGAGGAGCTCGTCGCCCGCGTGCGCAGCGAGGTGGGCGCGGTGGCGGCGTTCCGCGACGTCGAGATCGTCGAGGCGCTGCCGAAGACCCGTTCAGGCAAGATCCTGCGCCGCACGATGCGCGAGATCGCCGACGGCGGCGACCCCACCGTGCCCTCGACGATCGAGGACCCGCAGGTCCTCGACACCCTGCGCCCCGTCCTGCGTCGCGAGTGAGCGAGGATGGCGCGGTGCAGTCCACCGCCCGCCGTGACGTCGTCGTCCTCGGCTCCACCGGCTCCATCGGCACCCAGGCACTCGAGCTCGTACGCCGCCACCCGGACCGGTTCCGGGTCGTCGGGCTGACCGCGGGCGGCAGCAACCGCAAGCTGTTCGAGGACCAGGTCGCCGAGTTCGGCCCGGCCTTTAGCGGGCTGGGGGAGGAGGCCTCCGTCGAGGCCGCCGGCATGGCGTGTGACGTCGTGCTCAACGGCATCACCGGCGCCGTCGGGCTGCTGCCCACCCTGGCCGCCCTGGATGCCGGTACGACGCTCGCGCTGGCCAACAAGGAGTCGCTGATCATCGGCGGCGAGCTGGTCACCTCGCGCGCCCGGCCGGGCCAGATCGTCCCGGTCGACTCCGAGCACTCCGCCCTGGCCCAGTGCCTGCGCTCGGGGGAGGCCGGCGAGGTCCGCAAGCTCGTCCTCACCGCCAGCGGCGGTCCGTTCCGCGGGCGCACGCGCGCGGAGCTCGCCACGGTCACCCCGGAGCAGGCGCTCGACCACCCGACCTGGTCCATGGGACCGGTCATCACGGTCAACTCCGCCACGCTGGTCAACAAGGGACTCGAGGTGATCGAGGCCCACCTGCTCTTCGGCATCGGCTTCGACGCCATCGAGGTCGTCGTCCACCCCACGTCGGTGGTCCACTCGATGGTGGAGTTCCGCGACGGCTCGACGCTGGTGCAGGCCTCGCCCCCGACGATGATGATCCCGATCGCGCTGGGCCTCACGTGGCCCGAGCGGCTGCCCGACGTCGCTCCCGCCGTGGACTGGACGAGCGCCCAGACCTGGGAGTTCACCCCGTTGGACGACGACGCGTTCCCCGCGGTGGCGCTGGCGCGCGAGGCCGGGACCCGCGGTGGTGTCGCCCCGGCGGTCTACAACGCCGCCAACGAGGTCTGTGTCGCGGCGTTCCTGGAGGGCCGACTCGGATTCACCGCGATCGTCGACACCGTCGCAGAGGTCCTCGCGGCCTACGGGTCCGGCGTAGGCTCGGCCGCGGACCCGACCCACAGCCGGGCCCCTGTCACGGTCGACGACGTCCTCGCCGCCGACGCGTGGGCCCGTGAGGACGCCCGCGCGCGGGTGGCCGGCTGAGTCCGCCGCTCCGCCCGCCCCCAAGGAGGATCAACCCCGGTGGACACCGTCCTGCTCTACACCCTCGGGGTCGTGCTGTTCGCCCTCGGCGTGGCGGTCTCGATCGGGCTCCACGAGGTCGGTCACCTGGCCCCGGCCAAGAAGTTCGGCGTCAAGGTCACGCAGTACTTCGTCGGCTTCGGCCGCACCATCTTCTCCGTGCGCCGTGGTGAGACCGAGTACGGACTGAAGGCGATCCCGCTCGGCGGCTACGTCAAGCTCGTCGGGATGTTCCCCCCGCACCCGGGGGAGGACCCTACGCGCGTGCGGAAGTCCAACACGGGTCTGTTCACCCAGATGGTCTCCGACGCTCGCTCCTTCGAGTACGAGCAGGTCGAGGCGAAGGACCAGGACCGGCTCTTCTACAAGCTGCCGTGGTGGAAGAAGCTCATCGTGATGTCCGGCGGACCGCTGGTGAACCTGGGCATCGCCTTCACGCTCTTCGGCGGCGTCTTCATGCTCCACGGCGTGGCCGTGCCGACCCAGACGATCTCCGTGGTGAGTGAGTGCGTGGTGCCGGCCAACGCACCCGCCCGGGAGTGCACCGCCGACGACCCGCCGACCCCGGCCGCTGACGCCGGCCTGCTGCCCGGCGACCGGATCGTCGGCTTCAACGGCGCGACCGTCGAGTCGTGGGACGACCTCACCACGCTCATCCGGGCCAACACCGACGGCGAGGCGCGCATCGAGTTCGTCCGCGATGGCGAGCGGCAGACCGCGACGACCAACACCACCGTCAACACCGTCCTCGACCTCGACGACCCCGAGGCGGTCGTCCAGGCCGGCTTCCTCGGCGTGAGCCCCACCACGGAGCTCGAGCGCCAGGGCCCGGTCTTCGTCGTGCAGCAGATGGGCACCTACACCTGGGAGACGGTGAAGGCGCTCGGCCAGCTGCCGATCCGGCTCTACGACGTCGGCAAGACCGTGCTCGGCCTGCAGGAGCGCGACCCGAACTCCCCGATGAGCGTGGTCGGGGCCGGCCGGGTCGCGGGGGAGATCTCGTCGGACCACACCACCCCCGCGGTCGACCGGATGATCAGCCTGATCATGCTGCTGGCCGGGGTGAACCTGTTCCTCGGCATGTTCAACTTCGTGCCACTGCTCCCGCTCGACGGCGGCCACATCGCCGGCGCGCTCTACGAGGGCGTACGGCGGGGGTGGGCCCGGCTGTGGGGGCGCCCCGATCCGGGCTACGTCGACGTTGCCAAGCTGCTGCCGCTGGCCTACGCCATGGCGATGGTGCTGGTGGTGATGAGCGTCCTGCTCATCTACGCCGACATCGTCGCTCCCGTCCGGCTCGGGTGAGTCCGGCTCCAGCCGGTCGAGCCGGCCCTCCAGTAGGTCGAGCCTGTCGAGACCCGCGCTAGTCTCGGAGGCGGAGCCCGCGCCCGCGTGATCCCTGTCGTACCCCGCTCGTGAAAGGCCCTCGATGACCTCCGTCTCGCTCGGCATGCCGTCCGCACCCCCGCCGGTGCTGGCGCCGCGCCGGCAGTCCCGCCAGATCGCGGTCGGCAAGGTCCTGGTCGGCGGCGACGCCCCCGTCTCGGTGCAGTCGATGACCACGACGCTGACCTCCGACGTCAACGCGACGCTGCAGCAGATCGCCGAGCTGACGGCTGCCGGGTGCGACATCGTCCGCGTGGCCTGCCCGAGCCAGGACGACGCCGAGGCGCTCCCGGCGATCGCGCAGAAGAGCCAGATCCCCGTCATCGCCGACATCCACTTCCAGCCGAAGTACGTCTACGCCGCGATCGACGCCGGGTGTGCCGCCGTGCGCGTCAACCCCGGCAACATCCGCCAGTTCGACGACCAGGTCAAGGAGATCGCGGCCGCCGCGAAGGACCGCGGCACCTCGATCCGCATCGGCGTCAACGCCGGCTCCCTCGACAAGCGGCTGTTGGCGAAGTACGGCAAGGCGACGCCCGAGGCGCTCGTCGAGTCGGCCGTGTGGGAGGCGAGCCTGTTCGAGGAGCACGACTTCCACGACTTCAAGATCTCGGTCAAGCACAACGACCCCGTCGTGATGGTGCGCGCCTACGAGATGCTTGCCGAGCGCGGCGACTGGCCGCTCCACCTCGGCGTGACCGAGGCCGGCCCCGCCTTCCAGGGCACCATCAAGTCCTCGGTGGCCTTCGGCGCCCTGCTGAGCAAGGGCATCGGTGACACCATCCGGGTCTCGCTGTCCGCGCCGCCGGTCGAGGAGGTCAAGGTCGGACTGCAGATCCTGGAGTCGCTCAACCTGCGCCCGCGTCGGCTCGAGATCGTCTCCTGCCCCTCCTGCGGTCGCGCGCAGGTCGACGTCTACAAGCTCGCCGACGAGGTGACCGCCGGTCTCGACGGGCTCGAGGTCCCGCTGCGCGTGGCCGTCATGGGCTGCGTCGTCAACGGTCCCGGCGAGGCCCGCGAGGCCGACCTCGGTGTCGCCTCCGGCAACGGCAAGGGCCAGATCTTCGTCAAGGGCGAGGTGATCAAGACCGTGCCCGAGTCGCAGATCGTCGAGACCCTGATCGAGGAGGCCATGCGGATCGCCGAGGAGATGGACCTGGGCGAGGCGGTCGACGGCGCCCCGACCGTGACCGTCGGCTGACGAGCGACTCACCATGTCCGCGCCCGCCGACGCCGAGGCCCCGCTGAGGCCCGGCGTCCGCGTGCTCGGGCCGGACGACCTGCCGGCACTGCTGCGCCTGGTCGCGCAGGACCCCGTCACCCACGTCTTCGCGGAGTACCGCGCTCGCCTCACCCGTCTGGACCCCCGCTGGCTGGGGGGTGAGATGTGGGGGTACGTCGAGGACGGGCAGCTGGTCTCGGCCTGCCACGCGGCGGCGAACCTCGTGCCGGTGGCTGCCACCGACGCCGCGATCGAGGCGTTCGCCGGCCGCGCGCTCTCGCGCGGGCGGCGGTGCTCGACGATCGTCGGTCCGCGACCCGAGGTCGAGGGCCTGTGGGAGCGCCTCGGACCCGCCTGGGGCACCCCGCGCGAGCTGCGCTGGGACCAGCCGCACCTGGTGATCGACCGCGCCCCCGACGTGGCACCCGACCCGCTGGTGCGCCCCACCGTCCCCGGCGACCTGGCCGTCCTCTACCCGGCCTGCGTGGCGATGTATACCGAGGAGGTGGGCGTCTCGCCGGAGATCGGTGGTGGGGCCGACCTCTACCGCACCCGCGTCAGCCAGCTGATCTCTCGCGGCTGGTCCTTCGCCCGCATCGAGGACGGCCGGGTGGTCTTCAAGGCCGAGGTCGCCGCCGCGTCGCCCGCCGCCTGTCAGGTGCAGGGGGTCTGGGTCGCGCCCGAGCGCCGCGGTGAGGGCCTCGCCGCCCGCGGGATGGCTGCGGTGGTCGCGCACGCACGCGCCCAGATCGCGCCCGCGGTCTCCCTCTATGTCAACGGCCACAACGAACCCGCCCGCCGGACCTATGAACGGGTGGGGTTCGGTCCGGCGGGCGTGTTCTCGACGATCATGTTCTGACCGCGGCACTTCAGAACTGCGGCTTCGGCTCCAGGTCGGAGATCCGCTCGCAGCCCCGGGGCAGGCACCGGATCCGAGCGGCCTGGCTGCGCCCGGCGGCGTACGTCACGAGCGCCCGAGGACCCTCGAAGACCATGTCGCCGAACCAGCCGCTGGTGTGGAAGCGGGCCACGGCACGTCCGCCGACCCGGCGCAGCGCCACGTGGTTGGGTCCGAGGCCGTCGCTGAGGATGTGGACCGTGGCCATCATCCCGGTCGGGCCGAACGCGTCGACCCGGTCGGCGCAGCTGCGCCACAGCGTCTTCCGTGGCGCCGACAGCCGGACCACCCGCTGGCAGGCGTCCTGGTAGGGGTCGCCCTCGAGGAGCGCGAGCCGGTCGCTGGCGAGGTCGGCGCGGTAGCCGCGCCAGTTGCTGACGTGTTGCGTGCGGTTGGTGGTCGGGTTCCACCACCACGTCGAGGTGCGGTTCTTGTGGGTCTGGCTGACCAGCACGCGATGTGGGCCGGCAGCGAGGGTCTGCAGGTGGCCGGGGAAGCTGCGCTGCAGGATGCCGATGCCGGTGTCGACCGTGCGGACCGACAGCACGGTGCGTGCCCGGTAGGCGGTGGTGAAGACGACGCGGTTCAGGTCGCTGGACGCGATGACCTGCGCGGGCCGGTGGATCCGGGCGACGACCGAGACCTCGCCGTCGGGGGTGACCCGCGCGACCGTCGTACGCCGTGAGCGCTCGGCGCTGACCAGGTGGTCGCCATCCGCCTCGGTGCCGAGGACGGTGCGGTGTCCCTGGAGGTTGGTCGGGATGCGCTCGGACCCCACGACGAGGGTCGAGCCGTCGAAGTACGCCACGGA
The nucleotide sequence above comes from Nocardioides massiliensis. Encoded proteins:
- a CDS encoding GNAT family N-acetyltransferase, coding for MSAPADAEAPLRPGVRVLGPDDLPALLRLVAQDPVTHVFAEYRARLTRLDPRWLGGEMWGYVEDGQLVSACHAAANLVPVAATDAAIEAFAGRALSRGRRCSTIVGPRPEVEGLWERLGPAWGTPRELRWDQPHLVIDRAPDVAPDPLVRPTVPGDLAVLYPACVAMYTEEVGVSPEIGGGADLYRTRVSQLISRGWSFARIEDGRVVFKAEVAAASPAACQVQGVWVAPERRGEGLAARGMAAVVAHARAQIAPAVSLYVNGHNEPARRTYERVGFGPAGVFSTIMF
- the ispG gene encoding flavodoxin-dependent (E)-4-hydroxy-3-methylbut-2-enyl-diphosphate synthase, with translation MTSVSLGMPSAPPPVLAPRRQSRQIAVGKVLVGGDAPVSVQSMTTTLTSDVNATLQQIAELTAAGCDIVRVACPSQDDAEALPAIAQKSQIPVIADIHFQPKYVYAAIDAGCAAVRVNPGNIRQFDDQVKEIAAAAKDRGTSIRIGVNAGSLDKRLLAKYGKATPEALVESAVWEASLFEEHDFHDFKISVKHNDPVVMVRAYEMLAERGDWPLHLGVTEAGPAFQGTIKSSVAFGALLSKGIGDTIRVSLSAPPVEEVKVGLQILESLNLRPRRLEIVSCPSCGRAQVDVYKLADEVTAGLDGLEVPLRVAVMGCVVNGPGEAREADLGVASGNGKGQIFVKGEVIKTVPESQIVETLIEEAMRIAEEMDLGEAVDGAPTVTVG
- a CDS encoding 1-deoxy-D-xylulose-5-phosphate reductoisomerase, translated to MQSTARRDVVVLGSTGSIGTQALELVRRHPDRFRVVGLTAGGSNRKLFEDQVAEFGPAFSGLGEEASVEAAGMACDVVLNGITGAVGLLPTLAALDAGTTLALANKESLIIGGELVTSRARPGQIVPVDSEHSALAQCLRSGEAGEVRKLVLTASGGPFRGRTRAELATVTPEQALDHPTWSMGPVITVNSATLVNKGLEVIEAHLLFGIGFDAIEVVVHPTSVVHSMVEFRDGSTLVQASPPTMMIPIALGLTWPERLPDVAPAVDWTSAQTWEFTPLDDDAFPAVALAREAGTRGGVAPAVYNAANEVCVAAFLEGRLGFTAIVDTVAEVLAAYGSGVGSAADPTHSRAPVTVDDVLAADAWAREDARARVAG
- a CDS encoding M50 family metallopeptidase; this encodes MDTVLLYTLGVVLFALGVAVSIGLHEVGHLAPAKKFGVKVTQYFVGFGRTIFSVRRGETEYGLKAIPLGGYVKLVGMFPPHPGEDPTRVRKSNTGLFTQMVSDARSFEYEQVEAKDQDRLFYKLPWWKKLIVMSGGPLVNLGIAFTLFGGVFMLHGVAVPTQTISVVSECVVPANAPARECTADDPPTPAADAGLLPGDRIVGFNGATVESWDDLTTLIRANTDGEARIEFVRDGERQTATTNTTVNTVLDLDDPEAVVQAGFLGVSPTTELERQGPVFVVQQMGTYTWETVKALGQLPIRLYDVGKTVLGLQERDPNSPMSVVGAGRVAGEISSDHTTPAVDRMISLIMLLAGVNLFLGMFNFVPLLPLDGGHIAGALYEGVRRGWARLWGRPDPGYVDVAKLLPLAYAMAMVLVVMSVLLIYADIVAPVRLG
- a CDS encoding propionyl-CoA synthetase; this encodes MAIRDAQTDPGQARTAYDAAYRRSLEDPEGFWLEAAQRVTWFRKPTRALDDSGAPFYRWFPDGTLNTCYNALDRHVVAGHGDRVALIHDSPVTESVSLLTYAELLEKVAAFGGVLHGLGVGKGDRVVLSMPMIPEAVIAMLACARIGAVHSVVFGGFASQELAVRIDDAKPKVVVSASCGIEPSRTVDYKPMLDRALELAEHAPDAVIIKQRPQLTADLVEGRDLDWDVVMRAGATDPAACEDVAATDPLYVLYTSGTTGKPKGIVRDNGGHAVALAWSLPEVYGIGPGDVWFTASDVGWVVGHSYIVYAPLIAGATTVLFEGKPVGTPDAGTFWRVVADHGVNALFTAPTAIRAIKKADPDGELMAGHDLSSLRTLFLAGERLDPETFTWAGERLGLPVVDNWWQTETGWPIASNLRGLAPMPLKAGSPSVPVPGYDVRVLDPHGEPVPAGTEGAIAIKLPLPPGTLPTLWGDDDRYVRSYLAEYDGYYLTGDGGYLDEDGYLFVMGRTDDVMNVAGHRLSTGSLEAALAGHPAVAECAVIGVADPLKGQLPRGLVVLKAGAEISPDQLREELVARVRSEVGAVAAFRDVEIVEALPKTRSGKILRRTMREIADGGDPTVPSTIEDPQVLDTLRPVLRRE